GAAGCGCACGTTTTCGATGCGACGATCGCCCGCTTTAGACGAAGACGTTTGCTCTTGAATCCAACCGTAATAATCCATGTCATGAATCATTTGCTCTATCACTGGCACGGGAGACGCCCCTTCTAGACGTTTACGTAAGGTAGACATCCAACTCTCGAAGTCTTGCAGGCTTTTCAGCGAGCGGCCAGTGATGTTTTCTTCTAGCTCTTTGTAACCAGACGCTTCAAACAAACTCACGCCGCGTTCAGTGGCAAGGTTACCGACTTTTTCTAGTGTTGCGGGGCCGATTTCTCGTCTCGGTAAATTCACCACTCGCAAAAAAGCATTGTCATCTGATGGGTTCACTAACAGACGCAAATACCCCATCAAATCTTTGATTTCCGCGCGGGAGAAAAAAGACGTGCCGCCATTCATTTTGTAAGGAATCCGGTAGGCTTGCAGTTTAATTTCCAATAAACGCGCCTGGTGATTGCCTCGATACAAAATAGCAAAATCTCGATACGGAATGTCATGGCGCAAATGACGAGATTGTATTTCAGCCGCCACGCGTTCCGATTCTGAGTCTTCGTTTCGGGTGACCATCACACGGATCGGATCGCCTATTTCATGGTCACTCCACAACGCTTTGTCATGAATATGAGGATTGTTCGCTATTAACGTATTGGCGGCTTTCAAAATGGTTTTAGTCGAACGGTAGTTTTGCTCTAGCTTGACCAGTTTTAAGTTTGGATAATCGACCGACAAGCGCTCTAGGTTTTCAGGACGCGCACCACGCCATGCGTAGATGGATTGGTCATCGTCGCCCACTAAGGTAAAACAGCGTCTATAACCTGCTAATAAACGAATCAATTCATATTGACTGCCGTTGGTGTCTTGGCACTCATCCACCAGCAAATAGCGGACTTTTTTCTGCCAGCGATCACGCAACGCTTCATCTGCCATTAACAAGCTGACAGGAAGCAAAATAAGGTCATCAAAATCCACCGCGTTGTAGGCACGCAAATAACGCTGATATTGTGCGTAAACTTGCGCCGCCAACAAAAACTCTTCGGTATCAGCGTTGGTCATGGCTTCTTGTGGTGTCGTTAGATCGTTTTTCCAATTGGACACTGTGTTCTGACAATAGCCTGCGGAGTCCGTTTGACCGTTAAACTCTTTGTCTAGAATTTCTTTGATCAAGCTAAGGGAGTCTTGGGAATCAAATAAAGTGAAGCCTTCTTTTAAACCTGCCCGACGAAACTCTTTGCGTAGAATGCGTAAACCTAAATTGTGAAAGGTAGAAATGCTCAAGCCTCGGCTTTCTTGTTTAGAAAGCATACCAACAACACGTTCTTTCATCTCTCGAGCGGCTTTGTTCGTAAATGTTACCGCGATAATGCTGTTCGCTTTATACCCACAGGTTTGAATCAAATACGCGATTTTCGTCGTGATTACACTGGTTTTTCCTGATCCCGCTCCGGCCAATACCAGCAGAGGCCCATCGATTTTTTTAACGGCATCGAGTTGGCGTTCGTTTAGATTTCTCAAACGTTGGGATATGGAAGGAAGGGACTCACTCATGGAAAAACTCTGGCTTGTGCGGCGGTTAAAAATCAGCACTAAGTGTACCCGACATTACATCGACTCGCACTGACATAACCGTTCGATCAGGCACAAAAAAGGGACACCAGAATGGCGTCCCTTTTATTATCGCTCGCGTAAACGCTTATTTAGAAGTGTCTCCGCTGTTATTTTCCAAAACAGGTCGACGGCTCCAATAGCTCGCCAACAAAGAACCCGAAATATTGTGCCACACACTGAAAATAGTACCTGGCAACGCCGCCATTGGCGTGAAGAATTTTACCGCCAACGCCGCCGCCAAACCTGAGTTCTGCAAACCCACTTCAAATGCAATCGTACGACATACGCGTGCATCAAAGCCAAGTAAGTAAGTTACCCAATAGCCTAAGGTCAAACCAATCGCATTATGGATAATTACAGCAGCCGCTACGATGAGGCCAACTTGAACAATTTTTGACGCGCTCAAGGCCACGACAATCGCAATGATAAGGACAATCGCGAACATAGAAATGTAAGGAAAAATCGGCTCTGCTTTGCGCACAAACTTCGAGAAAAACGTATTAATTAACACACCCGCCGCAACAGGTAACAATACAATTTTGAGTAGGCTCAACAACATACCAGCCACAGGCACATCAACACTTTGACCTATCATCAAAGACACTAAGAAAGGCGTTAGTATCACACCAATCAAGGTCGAAATCGCGGTCATGGAAATAGACAACGCGGTATCGCCTTTCGCCAAATAACACATCACATTCGAGGACGTACCGCCCGCAACGCTTCCAACCAGCAACATACCAACTGTTAACTCGGTATCAAAACCAAACGCAAACGCCACACCAAACGCCGCTATCGGCATCACTAAAAATTGCAGAATAACACCCACACCAACGGCCTTACGGTTTTTAAGGACTTGTTTGAAGTCTGTTGGGCTTAGGGTTAACCCCATTGCTAACATGATGACTGTCAGTAATGGAACAATTTGAGTTTTCAAGCCGACGAATAAGTCCGGTTGAAAAAAGGCAAGCACAGAAAGTAACAATGCCCAAAGAGGGAACAGCTGAATAACCATAATGTATAACTCCATTTACGCCACTCTGCTTTGCCAAAGATAAGTCAGCAACAGCGAATACGTGACCACAATTAATTATTATTAATCCCATCATATATCACCTACTCATGACTTTATTTTATGCGGCAAAACCGTCACTTAAAAGCCATCCACACAAGTAGACAAATAAAATAAGGGCAAAGAGTGTAACGAAATGAAACCGGTTAAAACAGCTTTTATCACCCGCTTAAAAGGCGTTAATACACTATGACGAGCTTCGCTCAAGAAGAAACCGCCATCGACAAGGTTTTTTCCATTTTCCGATAACTTAACGATTCCATTAAATACGCTCTGGTTACCGGTGAATCATTTAGATCCGCTAAGGTGAGTGCCACTTTTAAAACCCGATGATAAGCGCGAGCTGACAGCTTTAAGGTTTCTAACGCTTGCTGCATAAAGTGTTTATCGTCGTCGCTTAGGGCGCAAATAGATTCTAACTGCCGTCCGCTTAACAAGGCATTTTGTACACCTTGGCGTGCTCGTTGCCTTGCTACGGCTTTTTCAACGCGCAAACGAATACTGGCGCTGCATTCACCCTCTTCTTGAGCGTTCACCAAAACATTAGACGGCAATGGTGGCACTTCCACATGCAAGTCGATACGATCTAAAAAAGGCGCTGAGAGTTTTTTGAGGTACTTTTGACTGGCACTGGATTGGTAATAATCTTGTCCGCCGTTGTATGCTTCGTTGCTGGCGTTCATCGCGGCAACCAGTTGGAAGCGCGCTGGAAAGGACATCTGCCCACGCGCCCTTGAAATATGCACTTCACCACTTTCTAGCGGTTCTCGCAAAACCTCTAAAACCTTACGATCAAATTCTGGCAGCTCATCAAGGAACAAAACACCACAATGCGCCAAAGAGGCTTCTCCCGGTTTAGGAATGGAACCGCCTCCAACAAGAGCCGCTGCGGAACAAGTATGGTGCGGAGATCGAAATGGACGTTCTGACCAATGCCAATCCAGTCCCATCTTTCGCCCTGCGACCGATTGAACCGACGCCACGGCAAGCGCTTCAGCTTCAGTCATGGCCGGCATGATACTGGGCAAGCGCGATGCCAACATGGTTTTTCCAGTGCCAGCCGGACCAATAAAAAGGAGGTTATGACCACCGGCCGCTGCGACTTCCAAGGCTCGTCGCGCTTGGTATTGGCCTTTCACATCACGCATGTCTTTGTGGTCCAAGGGTAACGGCGCCGTCGGTTTAGAAACACAGGTCGGCAGCTTACTCAGCTTTAGAAGGTGCGCGGTGACTTGAGTAAGGTGTTTTGCAAACACCGCATCACTTTCAACCAAAGCCGCTTCTTGTTGATTGTCTTCTGGAAGAATCAGTTGTCGATTAGCCTGATGACAAGCAATCGCCGACGGCAATAAACCAGGCACGCCACGAATATCACCCGATAATGCCAACTCACCAATAAATTCAATATCTTGAAGATTCACTTCACCTAATTGACCTGAAGCGACCAGCACACTGATCGCAATCGCTAAATCATAACGACCGCCTTCTTTGGGTAAGTCCGCAGGGGCAAGGTTAATGGTGACTCTTCTGGTGGGAAATTCGAAATGGCTATTAATAATCGCGCTACGCACACGATCTTTTGCTTCTCGAACCGCCGCTTCTGGCAATCCGACAATATTTAAAGAAGGTAAACCGTTCGATATATGGGTTTCGACTGTGACTAAAGGGGACGCCACACCCACTCGGGCACGACTGTAAATGGTTGCTAAACTCATGATCACTCCTTGATCCTATTTTAAAATGTTCTTTTTATCGTGAAAAGCAATCCGGCTCTTCACTTCTTTCGTATCTTTGTTTGTCTACGTTTACGAGATTACAAAATCCACATGCATCAAATAAACCCAAATAAATTACTTTTGTCTAAATGGACATCAACGTCACCACAATACAAAGAAAAGCATTTTATCGTCACCAAACTCATTCGGGACGAAGAAGAAACGGTTATAGAGTGCGTTCTTGAAGCCGTGATAAACAAGAACCAACATACCACACCTTGGCAAGTACTGAAGTCGTCAGACAACTGGCAACAAGGCTGGAAGTGAATAGCTACTCGCTTTCTGTCTTTTGATAGGCGCTCATCTACCCTTATGAGCGCCTTTTTTATACGCTACTTTTCCAGTTCATTTAAACGCGCTTCTAATATGGCCAATTTTTCACGGTATTTTGCCAACATAGCCGCCTGTACTTCAAACTCTTCTCGTGTAACCAAATCCATTTTACTTAATGTATTTCGGGCAACTTCGTGTAGTTGCGCCTGAATTTCTGCTTTAGGTAGCTTACCAATCGTCTCTGCGGCTTGCTCTAATCCGGTACCCAATTGCTTTATAAATTGATCTATCATGTCATTCCCGTTTTTAACATTTACAATGCCTATTAGTATAGAAGCCTAAGGAAGGTGCAAACAAGTCATCTATCGTGCATCTTTAATAAGGACGTTCTCCTGAGCATAAAAAATTAGTCTATCGCACAAGCAAGACGCCTCTTTTCTGTGCGTGAAATCACCACTCAGCGGCCTTTATTAAAGCACTCCCCCTAAATAAGGCACACATAAAACGCGCCACTGTGTGTTTTTTTTCTGATCAAAAGCAACAAGGTAAGGCGCTTACTGGTAGATCACCCCCTTCTTTAATAGATCAACCGCACCAAGTTAACGCAACGCACTATAAAGACACCCCAATATGCCGCACTAAATAAAGCCAACCGCGACTCTTTTTAATTTCAAAAAACAGACAAAATCCTTACAAACCCCGTATAGCAAAGGCTTTTAAGGATGTGGCACGCATATTGAATAAAGCTAACTACCTGCGATACGACAATAAAACTGACTTTTAAAGGAGACAGTGGGTATGAAGCTTATAACTGCCATCATCAAGCCATTTAAACTCGATGATGTTCGAGAAGCACTTTCTGAGATCGGTGTTCAAGGTATCACCGTAACAGAAGTAAAAGGTTTCGGACGTCAAAAAGGCCACACAGAACTATACCGCGGCGCTGAATATGTAGTGGACTTTTTACCTAAGGTAAAAATCGAGCTAGCGATTGCAGACGACATGACAGACCAAGTCGTTGAGGCCATCACTGGCGCAGCAAACACTGGCAAAATCGGCGACGGTAAGATCTTTATCGTTAACCTTGAACAAGCGGTTCGTATTCGTACCGGAGAGACTGGGGTTGAAGCGGTTTAATCACTGCTCAAATCTTACAAGCCTTTAGGGGGGCGAAACATGCAAGATCAAATTTTTCACTTACAATATGCCATGGACACCTTTTACTTCTTGGTGTGTGGCGCACTGGTTATGTGGATGGCAGCGGGATTTGCCATGTTGGAAGCAGGTCTAGTACGTGCTAAAAACACCACTGAGATTTTAACTAAGAACGTGGCATTATTTGCCATCTCTTGCATCATGTATCTCGTTTGCGGTTACTCCGTCATGTACGGTGGTGAGCTGTTTCTAACGGGCATTCAAGATGTAGACGTTGCTTCTACTCTAACGGATTTTTCTGGCCGTGAAGGTGGCTTCGAAGGCGGTTCGATTTATTCTGGCGCTTCTGATTTCTTCTTCCAAGTGGTATTCGTTGCAAC
This genomic stretch from Marinomonas primoryensis harbors:
- the rep gene encoding DNA helicase Rep, producing MSESLPSISQRLRNLNERQLDAVKKIDGPLLVLAGAGSGKTSVITTKIAYLIQTCGYKANSIIAVTFTNKAAREMKERVVGMLSKQESRGLSISTFHNLGLRILRKEFRRAGLKEGFTLFDSQDSLSLIKEILDKEFNGQTDSAGYCQNTVSNWKNDLTTPQEAMTNADTEEFLLAAQVYAQYQRYLRAYNAVDFDDLILLPVSLLMADEALRDRWQKKVRYLLVDECQDTNGSQYELIRLLAGYRRCFTLVGDDDQSIYAWRGARPENLERLSVDYPNLKLVKLEQNYRSTKTILKAANTLIANNPHIHDKALWSDHEIGDPIRVMVTRNEDSESERVAAEIQSRHLRHDIPYRDFAILYRGNHQARLLEIKLQAYRIPYKMNGGTSFFSRAEIKDLMGYLRLLVNPSDDNAFLRVVNLPRREIGPATLEKVGNLATERGVSLFEASGYKELEENITGRSLKSLQDFESWMSTLRKRLEGASPVPVIEQMIHDMDYYGWIQEQTSSSKAGDRRIENVRFLLDSIQRMMESAWEEDETAGLDQAISKLLLIDMLERQEEEEDEDKVQLLTLHASKGLEYPHVFLIGCEEELLPHRNSIENDDIEEERRLAYVGITRAKKTLCITMAAKRRQYGEEIDCLPSRFLDELPEEDLVWEGRGDEGESAKKERGQASLSALKAMLNG
- a CDS encoding bile acid:sodium symporter family protein, yielding MVIQLFPLWALLLSVLAFFQPDLFVGLKTQIVPLLTVIMLAMGLTLSPTDFKQVLKNRKAVGVGVILQFLVMPIAAFGVAFAFGFDTELTVGMLLVGSVAGGTSSNVMCYLAKGDTALSISMTAISTLIGVILTPFLVSLMIGQSVDVPVAGMLLSLLKIVLLPVAAGVLINTFFSKFVRKAEPIFPYISMFAIVLIIAIVVALSASKIVQVGLIVAAAVIIHNAIGLTLGYWVTYLLGFDARVCRTIAFEVGLQNSGLAAALAVKFFTPMAALPGTIFSVWHNISGSLLASYWSRRPVLENNSGDTSK
- a CDS encoding YifB family Mg chelatase-like AAA ATPase; translated protein: MSLATIYSRARVGVASPLVTVETHISNGLPSLNIVGLPEAAVREAKDRVRSAIINSHFEFPTRRVTINLAPADLPKEGGRYDLAIAISVLVASGQLGEVNLQDIEFIGELALSGDIRGVPGLLPSAIACHQANRQLILPEDNQQEAALVESDAVFAKHLTQVTAHLLKLSKLPTCVSKPTAPLPLDHKDMRDVKGQYQARRALEVAAAGGHNLLFIGPAGTGKTMLASRLPSIMPAMTEAEALAVASVQSVAGRKMGLDWHWSERPFRSPHHTCSAAALVGGGSIPKPGEASLAHCGVLFLDELPEFDRKVLEVLREPLESGEVHISRARGQMSFPARFQLVAAMNASNEAYNGGQDYYQSSASQKYLKKLSAPFLDRIDLHVEVPPLPSNVLVNAQEEGECSASIRLRVEKAVARQRARQGVQNALLSGRQLESICALSDDDKHFMQQALETLKLSARAYHRVLKVALTLADLNDSPVTRAYLMESLSYRKMEKTLSMAVSS
- a CDS encoding TIGR02450 family Trp-rich protein, whose amino-acid sequence is MKSNPALHFFRIFVCLRLRDYKIHMHQINPNKLLLSKWTSTSPQYKEKHFIVTKLIRDEEETVIECVLEAVINKNQHTTPWQVLKSSDNWQQGWK
- a CDS encoding accessory factor UbiK family protein, whose amino-acid sequence is MIDQFIKQLGTGLEQAAETIGKLPKAEIQAQLHEVARNTLSKMDLVTREEFEVQAAMLAKYREKLAILEARLNELEK
- the glnK gene encoding P-II family nitrogen regulator; amino-acid sequence: MKLITAIIKPFKLDDVREALSEIGVQGITVTEVKGFGRQKGHTELYRGAEYVVDFLPKVKIELAIADDMTDQVVEAITGAANTGKIGDGKIFIVNLEQAVRIRTGETGVEAV